A single window of Kitasatospora sp. HUAS MG31 DNA harbors:
- a CDS encoding VOC family protein produces the protein MACRISELVLDAADPERLAAFWSEVLGYVELEREEDGSIAIGPADAGFGGPQPTLVISPTGDPRPAKLRLHIDVSATDRDQDAELERLLALGARHADVGQTGEESWYVLADPEGNEFCLLRARIRPA, from the coding sequence ATGGCATGCCGCATCAGTGAGTTGGTCCTCGACGCCGCCGATCCCGAGCGGCTCGCGGCCTTCTGGAGCGAGGTCCTCGGCTATGTCGAGCTGGAGCGGGAGGAGGACGGCAGCATCGCGATCGGTCCGGCCGACGCCGGTTTCGGCGGCCCGCAGCCCACGCTGGTCATCAGTCCCACCGGCGACCCGCGGCCCGCGAAGCTCCGGCTGCACATCGACGTGAGCGCCACCGACCGCGACCAGGACGCCGAGCTGGAGCGGCTGCTCGCCCTCGGCGCCCGGCACGCCGACGTGGGCCAGACCGGCGAGGAGAGCTGGTACGTCCTGGCCGACCCGGAGGGCAACGAGTTCTGCCTGCTGCGCGCCCGGATCCGCCCGGCCTGA
- a CDS encoding Asp/Glu racemase yields the protein METEVPAILRARETIAPERFTFHSSRMRMTHVTAEQLKAMDADSDRCAVELSDAHVDVLGYACLVAIMAMGLGYHRVSEDRLRDLTARNGAPAPVVTSAGALVAGLRTLGARRIALVAPYLKPLTCTVVDYLTHEGIEVLDHTSLEIPGNLDVAAHDPARLPAIAQALAHTDADAVVLSACVQLPSLSAIEDAQQLLGKPVVSAAVCTAHQMLRALGLPAVAPGAGHLLSGAYAEAPLGGV from the coding sequence ATGGAGACCGAGGTCCCCGCCATCCTCCGGGCCCGCGAGACGATCGCCCCCGAGCGCTTCACCTTCCACTCCAGCCGGATGCGGATGACCCACGTCACCGCCGAGCAGCTCAAGGCCATGGACGCCGACTCCGACCGCTGCGCCGTCGAGCTCTCCGACGCCCACGTCGACGTCCTCGGCTACGCCTGCCTGGTCGCCATCATGGCCATGGGCCTCGGGTACCACCGCGTCTCCGAGGACCGGCTGCGCGACCTGACCGCCCGCAACGGCGCCCCCGCCCCCGTGGTCACCAGCGCCGGCGCCCTGGTGGCCGGGCTGCGCACCCTCGGTGCCCGGAGGATCGCCCTGGTCGCCCCCTACCTGAAGCCGCTGACCTGCACCGTGGTCGACTACCTCACCCACGAGGGCATCGAGGTGCTCGACCACACCTCGCTGGAGATCCCCGGCAACCTCGACGTGGCCGCCCACGACCCGGCCCGGCTGCCCGCCATCGCCCAGGCCCTCGCCCACACCGACGCCGACGCCGTGGTGCTCTCCGCCTGCGTCCAGCTGCCCTCGCTGTCCGCGATCGAGGACGCCCAGCAACTGCTCGGCAAGCCCGTCGTCTCCGCCGCCGTCTGCACCGCCCACCAGATGCTCCGCGCCCTCGGCCTGCCCGCCGTCGCGCCCGGCGCCGGGCACCTGCTCTCCGGCGCGTACGCCGAGGCGCCGCTCGGCGGGGTGTGA
- a CDS encoding YhjD/YihY/BrkB family envelope integrity protein, which produces MRKLRRLVESGRRRYADSWAEALWNRLQAVDFANQGMVFAGTLLLCFVPFMLVANALAGRTAMEGMVRRMGLNQEAASDVSGLIAPAATTSSAVGGASSVFFVVGGIAGVAALQELYHRVFGLSGRPRRNILRLVTALAVMIGGMLLAGWASRALHHLGGPVLLGTVAVVAVAAFWWLMMRILLGRRVPWRNLLPCAWATSVYYVGMAVVFSFTASGMITSNAREYGPIGVVFALMSWLIALGVVIILGAVTGTVWQQRGTPLPAVSARLRRVRKRDAP; this is translated from the coding sequence GTGCGGAAGCTGCGCCGGCTGGTCGAGTCGGGCCGACGGCGGTACGCGGATTCGTGGGCGGAGGCACTGTGGAACCGGCTGCAGGCGGTCGACTTCGCCAACCAGGGCATGGTCTTCGCCGGGACCCTGCTGCTCTGCTTCGTCCCGTTCATGCTCGTGGCCAACGCGCTGGCCGGCCGCACGGCGATGGAGGGCATGGTCCGGCGGATGGGCCTGAACCAGGAGGCCGCGTCCGACGTCAGCGGTCTGATCGCGCCGGCCGCGACGACGAGCAGCGCGGTCGGCGGCGCGTCGTCGGTCTTCTTCGTGGTCGGTGGCATCGCCGGGGTCGCCGCGCTGCAGGAGCTCTACCACCGGGTCTTCGGACTCTCCGGCCGACCGCGCCGGAACATCCTCCGCCTGGTGACCGCGCTGGCCGTCATGATCGGCGGGATGCTGCTGGCCGGCTGGGCGTCCCGGGCGCTGCACCACCTGGGCGGCCCGGTCCTGCTCGGAACGGTCGCGGTGGTCGCGGTCGCCGCCTTCTGGTGGCTGATGATGCGGATCCTGCTGGGCCGCCGGGTCCCGTGGCGGAACCTGCTCCCGTGCGCCTGGGCCACCAGCGTGTACTACGTCGGCATGGCCGTGGTCTTCTCCTTCACCGCCTCGGGCATGATCACGTCGAACGCGCGGGAGTACGGTCCGATCGGCGTGGTCTTCGCCCTGATGTCCTGGCTGATCGCCCTGGGCGTGGTCATCATCCTCGGCGCGGTGACGGGCACCGTCTGGCAGCAGCGGGGAACGCCCCTGCCCGCCGTCTCGGCGAGGCTGCGCCGCGTCCGGAAGCGGGACGCGCCCTGA
- a CDS encoding fumarylacetoacetate hydrolase family protein gives MRLVTFTLDDATPRLGAQLGERVADLAALAGAAGSDLPTDLLGLIRAGEGAVDAVRDLLGRAESGRPSGAVHALAEVSLRTPFRPGKIIGVGLNYVEHVAESHRSLDTDREVPDRPVLFSKPATAVTGPGQPILHNADLTKQLDWECELAVVIGRPAFRVREEDAWQHVFGYSIVNDVSARDQRRSGQWFFSKGQDSYAPFGPAVVTADEIADPHDLDLSLAVNGETKQDSNTRYMLFRIPRLIADISSGVTLEPGDVIATGSPSGVGAGMVPPQFLQPGDLVEATIQHIGTLANPVVDAR, from the coding sequence ATGCGCCTGGTCACCTTCACCCTGGACGACGCCACCCCCCGGCTGGGTGCCCAGCTCGGCGAGCGGGTGGCCGACCTCGCCGCCCTGGCCGGCGCCGCCGGGAGCGACCTGCCCACCGACCTGCTCGGCCTGATCCGCGCCGGCGAAGGAGCCGTCGACGCGGTGCGCGACCTGCTCGGACGGGCCGAGTCCGGCCGGCCGAGCGGCGCCGTCCACGCCCTCGCCGAGGTCTCGCTGCGCACCCCGTTCCGCCCCGGGAAGATCATCGGCGTCGGCCTCAACTACGTGGAGCACGTCGCCGAGTCCCACCGCAGCCTGGACACCGACCGCGAGGTGCCCGACCGGCCCGTGCTCTTCTCCAAGCCCGCCACCGCCGTCACCGGACCCGGCCAGCCGATCCTGCACAACGCCGACCTGACCAAGCAGCTCGACTGGGAGTGCGAACTCGCCGTGGTCATCGGCCGCCCCGCGTTCCGGGTGAGGGAGGAGGACGCCTGGCAGCACGTCTTCGGCTACAGCATCGTCAACGACGTCAGCGCCCGCGACCAGCGCCGTTCCGGCCAGTGGTTCTTCTCCAAGGGCCAGGACTCCTACGCCCCCTTCGGCCCGGCCGTGGTCACCGCCGACGAGATCGCCGACCCGCACGACCTGGACCTGAGCCTCGCCGTCAACGGCGAGACCAAGCAGGACTCCAACACCCGTTACATGCTGTTCCGGATCCCGCGCCTGATCGCCGACATCTCCTCCGGTGTCACCCTGGAGCCCGGCGACGTCATCGCCACCGGCTCGCCCTCCGGCGTCGGCGCGGGCATGGTGCCCCCGCAGTTCCTCCAGCCCGGCGACCTGGTCGAGGCCACCATCCAGCACATCGGCACCCTCGCCAACCCCGTCGTCGACGCCCGCTGA
- a CDS encoding cupin domain-containing protein, whose translation MTTYDDSRLGRARVNDSPELIAYYEELAKLDAGALWTVANDIEPWYPQPRSVPVLWRYEELRPLVAKALPLVRADDAGRRVVMLVNPGRRELSAAVGLLYTGLQIMGPGESMTAHRHAAAALRFVHEGTGAWTIVDGEKLKVGPGDFAVTPNGTWHEHGNESEDAPVIWQDGLDIPLVNTLDANFYEVHPELHQAPGAVVNSSVLRHGGNLLPYGTERWTRPYSPLLAWPWEPSYHALLDLARAAEGSPYDGVIMEYTNPVTGGSVMPTMSAHLQLLRPGQATRAHRHTGSVVYTAARGHGYSVIAGRRFDWTKGDVFCVPSWAWHEHVNLDPSEDACLFSFNDFPVMRSLALHREEAYTDNGGHQPVVQDGQ comes from the coding sequence GTGACCACCTACGACGACAGCCGGCTCGGCCGCGCCCGGGTCAACGACAGCCCCGAACTGATCGCCTACTACGAGGAGTTGGCCAAGCTCGACGCCGGCGCCCTGTGGACCGTCGCCAACGACATCGAGCCCTGGTACCCGCAGCCCCGGTCCGTCCCCGTGCTCTGGCGCTACGAGGAGCTGCGCCCGCTGGTCGCCAAGGCCCTGCCGCTGGTCAGGGCCGACGACGCCGGCCGCCGCGTGGTCATGCTGGTGAACCCCGGCCGCCGCGAACTCAGCGCCGCCGTCGGCCTGCTCTACACCGGCCTGCAGATCATGGGACCCGGCGAGTCCATGACCGCTCACCGCCACGCCGCCGCCGCCCTGCGCTTCGTCCACGAGGGCACCGGCGCCTGGACGATCGTCGACGGCGAGAAGCTCAAGGTCGGCCCCGGCGACTTCGCCGTCACCCCCAACGGCACCTGGCACGAGCACGGAAACGAGTCCGAGGACGCCCCCGTCATCTGGCAGGACGGCCTGGACATCCCCCTGGTCAACACCCTCGACGCCAACTTCTACGAGGTCCACCCCGAGCTGCACCAGGCGCCCGGAGCGGTGGTCAACTCCTCCGTGCTCCGCCACGGCGGCAACCTGCTCCCGTACGGCACCGAGAGGTGGACCCGCCCCTACTCCCCGCTGCTGGCCTGGCCCTGGGAGCCCAGCTACCACGCCCTGCTCGACCTCGCCCGGGCCGCCGAGGGATCCCCGTACGACGGCGTGATCATGGAGTACACCAACCCCGTCACCGGCGGATCGGTGATGCCCACCATGAGCGCCCACCTGCAACTGCTGCGGCCCGGCCAGGCCACCCGGGCCCACCGCCACACCGGCTCGGTGGTCTACACGGCCGCCAGGGGCCACGGGTACTCGGTGATCGCCGGCCGCCGCTTCGACTGGACCAAGGGCGACGTGTTCTGCGTCCCCTCCTGGGCCTGGCACGAGCACGTGAACCTCGACCCGTCCGAGGACGCCTGCCTGTTCTCCTTCAACGACTTCCCGGTGATGCGCTCGCTCGCCCTCCACCGGGAGGAGGCCTACACCGACAACGGCGGCCACCAGCCGGTCGTGCAGGACGGCCAGTAG
- a CDS encoding acyl-CoA thioesterase has protein sequence MVVERRVEWSDTDAAGHYHFSSVQRWAEAAEAVLLRRLGLAALFGSIPRVHFEADYRERLWFGDAVKVEFRVAKVGTSSLHYTFDIHGPHGVAATGRMSVVHSAADAKGTVPWPEEVRQVLTQAGPQAAESYT, from the coding sequence GTGGTGGTCGAGCGCCGGGTGGAGTGGTCGGACACGGACGCGGCCGGGCACTACCACTTCTCCTCCGTCCAGCGCTGGGCCGAGGCCGCGGAGGCGGTGCTGCTGCGGCGGCTCGGCCTGGCCGCGCTGTTCGGCAGCATCCCGAGGGTGCACTTCGAGGCCGATTACCGCGAACGGCTGTGGTTCGGCGACGCGGTGAAGGTGGAGTTCCGGGTGGCGAAGGTCGGGACCTCCTCGCTGCACTACACCTTCGACATCCACGGGCCGCACGGGGTCGCGGCCACCGGGCGGATGTCGGTGGTGCACTCCGCCGCCGACGCCAAGGGCACCGTGCCCTGGCCGGAGGAGGTCCGGCAGGTGCTGACCCAGGCCGGGCCGCAGGCGGCCGAGTCGTACACCTGA
- a CDS encoding cation:proton antiporter: MSGGHAWTGVTVAAVIAGYALVSRRLSTTPVSSPMVFVGCGILLGPAGLGLLDLAHDAGPVLTLVEAALTLVLFTDAMTIRRRDLRIGGFLPLRLLAIGLPLTVGAGWLLAWPLLPGLSAWELALLAAVLAPTDAALGKDAVFNPRVPGVVRKGLNVESGLNDGLVLPFFVLFLAALPGTVTSQEGVHGVLWRTLVLSTVLGLAVGWAGGRLLDRSWASGWASRPWRQVFVPATAAVAYGLAAGTDGSGFIAAWVAGFAFALGLRTRPGAEEATDDRTAESAEFAEYLGGLLAALSFLVFGAVLLGPTLEHLTWRIAGYAVLSLTVVRMVPVALSLVRSGFRPRTVAYIGWFGPRGLASIVFGLLVVEEQVEGVGLIGAVVAATVGLSVLLHGLSAVLLSDRYGAWYEAAAAAVPGLREATAAPDEPGRGRVGHRGDGRSDPDV; the protein is encoded by the coding sequence ATGAGCGGGGGCCACGCCTGGACCGGGGTCACGGTCGCCGCGGTGATCGCGGGGTACGCCCTGGTGTCCCGGCGGCTCTCCACCACCCCCGTCTCCTCCCCCATGGTCTTCGTCGGCTGCGGGATCCTCCTGGGCCCGGCGGGACTCGGGCTCCTGGACCTGGCCCACGACGCCGGACCGGTGCTGACCCTGGTCGAGGCGGCGCTCACGCTGGTGCTGTTCACCGACGCGATGACGATCCGGCGCCGGGACCTGAGGATCGGCGGCTTCCTCCCGCTCCGGCTGCTGGCGATCGGGCTCCCGCTGACCGTGGGAGCCGGATGGCTGCTGGCCTGGCCGCTGCTCCCGGGCCTGTCGGCCTGGGAGCTCGCCCTGCTGGCCGCCGTCCTGGCGCCCACCGACGCCGCGCTCGGCAAGGACGCCGTGTTCAACCCGCGGGTCCCCGGCGTCGTCCGCAAGGGCCTCAACGTCGAGAGCGGCCTGAACGACGGCCTGGTGCTGCCGTTCTTCGTCCTCTTCCTGGCCGCGCTGCCCGGCACGGTCACCTCTCAGGAGGGTGTGCACGGCGTCCTGTGGCGGACCCTCGTGCTCAGCACGGTCCTCGGCCTGGCCGTCGGCTGGGCCGGCGGGCGGCTGCTGGACCGGTCCTGGGCCAGCGGATGGGCCTCCCGTCCCTGGCGCCAGGTCTTCGTGCCGGCCACGGCCGCCGTCGCGTACGGGCTGGCGGCGGGCACCGACGGGAGCGGGTTCATCGCCGCCTGGGTCGCCGGGTTCGCCTTCGCCCTCGGCCTGCGCACCCGGCCCGGCGCGGAGGAGGCGACGGACGACCGGACGGCCGAGTCCGCCGAGTTCGCCGAGTACCTCGGCGGACTGCTGGCGGCGCTGAGCTTCCTCGTCTTCGGGGCCGTGCTGCTCGGACCGACCCTGGAGCACCTCACCTGGCGGATCGCCGGCTACGCCGTCCTCAGCCTGACCGTGGTCCGGATGGTCCCGGTCGCCCTCTCCCTGGTCCGCAGCGGGTTCCGGCCGCGCACCGTCGCCTACATCGGCTGGTTCGGTCCCCGCGGCCTGGCGTCCATCGTCTTCGGCCTGCTGGTGGTGGAGGAGCAGGTCGAAGGCGTGGGGCTGATCGGTGCCGTCGTGGCCGCCACGGTGGGGCTGAGCGTGCTGCTGCACGGCCTGTCGGCCGTCCTCCTGTCCGACCGCTACGGCGCCTGGTACGAGGCCGCGGCCGCGGCCGTGCCCGGGCTGCGCGAGGCGACCGCCGCGCCGGACGAGCCGGGACGCGGCCGGGTCGGTCACCGCGGCG
- a CDS encoding alpha/beta hydrolase: protein MAEEVVVTTGIGYGSGGQVMDVYRPAGAPEPVGTVLLWHGRGPDERDVLAPIARATAALGVLVLVPDWRPDAPDGGRRHLAESAAFARRNTADLGGDPGRITLAGWSLGGKAAVAVGLDPDGFDGWRPHAVVGVAGAYGTPAPSTGSAPLEVLGRDGGPVPPVPVWLVHGTADPVVDAERSRELHAALGALGRPVSLTEVATDHAGVVMTEYSPAHDRCLPGTADHALRAGARTARVLAEAAGRRS from the coding sequence GTGGCCGAGGAGGTCGTCGTCACGACGGGGATCGGGTACGGGTCCGGTGGCCAGGTGATGGACGTCTACCGGCCCGCGGGCGCGCCGGAGCCGGTCGGCACGGTGCTGCTGTGGCACGGCCGGGGACCGGACGAGCGGGACGTCCTCGCGCCGATCGCCCGCGCCACGGCCGCGCTGGGCGTCCTCGTCCTGGTACCGGACTGGCGGCCCGACGCGCCCGACGGCGGGCGGAGGCACCTGGCCGAGTCCGCCGCGTTCGCCCGCCGGAACACCGCCGACCTCGGCGGGGACCCGGGGCGGATCACGCTCGCCGGCTGGTCGCTGGGCGGCAAGGCCGCGGTGGCCGTCGGCCTCGACCCGGACGGGTTCGACGGCTGGCGTCCGCACGCCGTGGTGGGCGTCGCCGGCGCGTACGGCACCCCGGCGCCCAGCACCGGCAGCGCCCCGCTGGAGGTCCTCGGCCGCGACGGCGGCCCGGTGCCGCCCGTCCCGGTGTGGCTGGTGCACGGCACCGCCGACCCGGTGGTGGACGCCGAGCGGTCCCGCGAACTGCACGCCGCGCTGGGGGCACTCGGCCGACCGGTGTCGCTCACCGAGGTCGCGACCGACCACGCCGGCGTCGTCATGACCGAGTACTCCCCCGCCCACGACCGCTGCCTGCCCGGCACCGCCGACCACGCCCTGCGGGCGGGAGCCCGCACCGCCCGGGTCCTGGCCGAGGCGGCCGGCCGCCGGTCCTGA
- a CDS encoding FAD-dependent monooxygenase, translating to MRVAIIGGGPGGLYTAVLAKKLSPAWEITVWERNPRDAAFGFGVVFSDETLGGIAQADPEAFAAMEAEFARWSDIDIHYGGEVRTSGGHGFAALDRNRLREILQKRCAELGVDVRYSTPAPPVERLCAGYDLVVAADGVRSATREAHAESFGARLDERTCRYMWLSTDRVFEAFTFIVERRDFGVIQVHAYPFDDKRSTFIVEIEEGAWRRAGFAALADREFARGESDEAGVRLCEEILAGHLDGHRLIPNASRWITFSTVRTSSWSRGNLVLLGDAAHTAHFSIGSGTKLAMEDALALVASLHEHPTVPEALAAYEAERRPAVESVQRAAQASLEWFETIGRYTGQDADRFAFNLLTRSRRVTYGNLRARDAAFIEAVDPESATAPPMFRPLRLGGLTLRNRIVVPPLATFTAVDGMPGAFPHAQLAAQALGGAGLVLAGMTAVSPGGRATAGCPGLWTDEQEEAWRATVRAVRAVCDTPLGIQLTHAGRRGSTTTPGPDGIGRPLGPDGWPTLAASPLAWAEGFPVPREATGADLEAVTAAFAASAARADRAGFDVLELQFGHGHLLSGFLSPLTNHRTDGYGGSLAGRLRLPLRVLSAVRAAWPVGKPLIVRISATEWAEGGTTEAELVDTCRALAAAGADAVDVSTGEVVAHQRPPYGRSYQTPFADLVRNATGIPTIAVGAISTHDDANSLLMAGRADLVAVGRAHLHDPLWTLHAAAEQGYTGPGARWPEPWRPGSRKPPGPRADRVPPRLELLRAEAVPVHRRWRPGPADRPLPAAAPR from the coding sequence ATGCGGGTAGCGATCATCGGGGGAGGGCCCGGCGGGCTCTACACGGCGGTCCTGGCCAAGAAGCTCTCGCCCGCGTGGGAGATCACGGTCTGGGAGCGCAACCCCCGCGACGCCGCCTTCGGCTTCGGCGTGGTGTTCTCCGACGAGACGCTGGGCGGCATCGCCCAGGCCGACCCCGAGGCGTTCGCCGCGATGGAGGCGGAGTTCGCCCGGTGGAGCGACATCGACATCCACTACGGCGGTGAGGTCCGCACCTCCGGCGGCCACGGCTTCGCCGCCCTCGACCGCAACCGGCTGCGGGAGATCCTGCAGAAGCGCTGCGCCGAGCTCGGCGTGGACGTGCGCTACAGCACCCCGGCCCCGCCCGTCGAGCGGTTGTGCGCCGGGTACGACCTGGTGGTCGCCGCCGACGGCGTCCGTTCGGCCACCCGGGAGGCCCACGCGGAGAGCTTCGGCGCCCGGCTGGACGAGCGGACCTGCCGCTACATGTGGCTGTCCACCGACCGGGTGTTCGAGGCGTTCACCTTCATCGTGGAGCGGCGCGACTTCGGGGTGATCCAGGTCCACGCGTACCCGTTCGACGACAAGCGCTCCACCTTCATCGTGGAGATCGAGGAGGGCGCCTGGCGGCGGGCGGGCTTCGCGGCCCTCGCCGACCGGGAGTTCGCCCGGGGCGAGAGCGACGAGGCCGGGGTCCGGTTGTGCGAGGAGATCCTCGCCGGGCACCTCGACGGCCACCGGCTGATCCCCAACGCGTCGCGGTGGATCACCTTCTCCACCGTGCGCACCTCCTCCTGGAGCCGCGGCAACCTCGTCCTGCTCGGCGACGCCGCCCACACCGCGCACTTCTCGATCGGCTCGGGCACCAAACTCGCCATGGAGGACGCCCTCGCCCTGGTCGCCAGCCTGCACGAACACCCCACCGTCCCCGAGGCGTTGGCCGCCTACGAGGCCGAGCGGCGGCCCGCCGTCGAGTCCGTGCAGCGCGCCGCCCAGGCCAGCCTGGAGTGGTTCGAGACCATCGGCCGCTACACCGGCCAGGACGCGGACCGGTTCGCGTTCAACCTGCTCACCCGCAGCCGCCGCGTCACCTACGGCAACCTGCGCGCCCGGGACGCCGCCTTCATCGAGGCCGTCGATCCCGAGAGCGCCACCGCCCCGCCGATGTTCCGGCCGCTGCGGCTCGGCGGACTGACCCTGCGCAACCGCATCGTGGTCCCGCCGCTGGCGACCTTCACCGCGGTGGACGGCATGCCGGGCGCCTTCCCGCACGCCCAGCTGGCCGCGCAGGCCCTCGGCGGGGCCGGCCTGGTGCTCGCCGGGATGACCGCCGTCAGCCCCGGAGGCCGCGCCACCGCCGGCTGCCCCGGCCTGTGGACGGACGAGCAGGAGGAGGCCTGGCGGGCGACCGTCCGGGCCGTCCGCGCGGTCTGCGACACCCCGCTGGGCATCCAGCTCACCCACGCCGGACGCCGCGGCTCCACCACCACCCCCGGCCCCGACGGGATCGGCCGCCCGCTCGGCCCGGACGGCTGGCCCACCCTGGCCGCCTCGCCGCTCGCCTGGGCCGAGGGCTTCCCGGTCCCGCGCGAGGCCACCGGGGCCGATCTGGAGGCCGTCACCGCGGCCTTCGCCGCGTCCGCCGCCCGGGCCGACCGCGCCGGATTCGACGTGCTGGAGCTCCAGTTCGGCCACGGCCACCTGCTCTCCGGCTTCCTCTCCCCGCTCACCAACCACCGCACCGACGGCTACGGCGGCAGCCTGGCGGGCCGCCTGCGCCTCCCGCTCCGGGTGCTCTCCGCCGTCCGCGCCGCCTGGCCCGTCGGGAAGCCGCTGATCGTCCGGATCTCCGCCACCGAGTGGGCCGAGGGCGGCACCACCGAGGCCGAGCTGGTGGACACCTGCCGGGCCCTCGCCGCCGCCGGAGCGGACGCCGTGGACGTGTCCACCGGCGAGGTGGTGGCCCACCAGCGGCCGCCGTACGGCCGCAGCTACCAGACCCCCTTCGCCGACCTGGTCCGCAACGCCACCGGCATCCCGACCATCGCCGTCGGCGCCATCTCCACCCACGACGACGCCAACTCCCTCCTCATGGCCGGCCGCGCCGACCTGGTCGCCGTCGGCCGCGCCCACCTGCACGACCCGCTGTGGACCCTGCACGCCGCCGCCGAGCAGGGCTACACCGGCCCCGGCGCCCGCTGGCCCGAGCCGTGGCGGCCCGGCAGCCGCAAACCCCCCGGCCCGCGTGCCGACCGCGTCCCGCCCCGCCTGGAGCTGCTGCGCGCCGAGGCCGTCCCCGTCCACCGGCGGTGGCGGCCCGGGCCCGCGGACCGCCCGCTCCCCGCCGCCGCCCCCCGCTGA
- a CDS encoding PaaX family transcriptional regulator C-terminal domain-containing protein encodes MAESATRPGSLINTIYGEFVRRLGGWISIADLIALMAELDVDGPAVRSAISRLKKSGTLLQERRDGTGYRLGPAMGPVFDEGDRRIFGSLAPARLEDGWVVAVFSVPESERAHRHQLRSRLTWLGFGNAAPGVWLAPARLLPDARRMLERLRLSSYVHLFTSDYAGFAELSEAVSSWWDFPAIEAQYAAFTAEWQPVAEELRPQPGIDPVLAFRDYVPMLTQWRRLPYLDPGLPAELLPADWNAIEARSVFTELHDLLAEPSLDHVREATGLVRS; translated from the coding sequence ATGGCGGAGAGCGCGACCCGGCCCGGCTCCCTGATCAACACGATCTACGGCGAGTTCGTCCGGCGCCTCGGCGGCTGGATCTCCATCGCCGACCTCATCGCGCTCATGGCCGAACTGGACGTGGACGGCCCGGCCGTACGCTCCGCCATCTCCCGGCTGAAGAAGTCCGGCACCCTGCTCCAGGAACGCCGCGACGGCACCGGCTACCGGCTCGGCCCCGCGATGGGCCCGGTCTTCGACGAGGGCGACCGGCGGATCTTCGGCAGCCTCGCCCCCGCCCGGCTGGAGGACGGCTGGGTCGTCGCCGTCTTCTCCGTCCCCGAGTCCGAGCGCGCCCACCGCCACCAGCTCCGCTCCCGCCTGACCTGGCTCGGCTTCGGCAACGCCGCCCCCGGCGTCTGGCTCGCCCCCGCCCGGCTGCTCCCCGACGCCCGCCGGATGCTGGAGCGGCTCCGACTGAGCTCCTACGTCCACCTGTTCACCTCCGACTACGCCGGCTTCGCCGAGCTGAGCGAGGCGGTCAGCTCCTGGTGGGACTTCCCGGCGATCGAGGCCCAGTACGCCGCGTTCACCGCCGAGTGGCAGCCGGTCGCCGAGGAGCTGCGGCCACAGCCCGGGATCGACCCCGTGCTGGCCTTCCGCGACTACGTCCCGATGCTCACCCAGTGGCGCCGCCTGCCCTACCTCGACCCGGGCCTGCCCGCCGAGCTGCTGCCCGCCGACTGGAACGCCATCGAGGCCCGGAGCGTGTTCACCGAACTCCACGACCTGCTCGCCGAACCGAGCCTGGACCACGTGAGGGAGGCCACCGGCCTCGTGCGGAGCTGA
- a CDS encoding carbon-nitrogen hydrolase family protein has protein sequence MDHLPRFTAAAVQTAPVYLDAAATVDKAVSLIHEAAGNGAELVVFPEVFVPGYPYWNWTMNPVQGSPWFERLYLSSIDVPGPHVDTLRAAARQAGTTVVIGVNERGAHSLGVLYNTLLTIGPDGELIGVHRKLVPTWAEKLTWTGGDGSSLRVHRTPIGPLGSLACGENTNTLARFTLLAQGELVHTASYIALPVAPEDYDMAEAIAVRTAAHSFEGKVFSVVACSTISPEIVETIAGGEEAVRTLLGRKRSALSGVFGPDGRPVTDPLVDEEGIVYAEIDLTRCIQPKQMHDIVGHYNRFDIFQLHVDNRPRGPVTFTAPVAEPAPATSEEEEHQ, from the coding sequence ATGGACCACCTGCCCCGCTTCACCGCCGCCGCCGTCCAGACCGCGCCCGTCTACCTGGACGCCGCCGCGACCGTCGACAAGGCCGTGTCGCTGATCCACGAGGCGGCCGGCAACGGCGCCGAACTCGTCGTCTTCCCCGAGGTGTTCGTCCCCGGCTACCCCTACTGGAACTGGACCATGAACCCGGTCCAGGGCTCGCCCTGGTTCGAACGCCTCTACCTCTCCTCCATCGACGTCCCCGGCCCGCACGTCGACACCCTGCGCGCCGCCGCCCGCCAGGCCGGCACCACCGTCGTCATCGGCGTCAACGAACGCGGCGCGCACAGCCTCGGCGTGCTCTACAACACCCTGCTCACCATCGGCCCGGACGGTGAACTGATCGGCGTGCACCGCAAGTTGGTGCCCACCTGGGCCGAGAAGCTGACCTGGACAGGCGGCGACGGCAGCAGCCTGCGCGTCCACCGCACCCCGATCGGCCCGCTCGGCTCCCTCGCCTGCGGCGAGAACACCAACACGCTGGCCCGCTTCACCCTCCTCGCCCAGGGCGAACTCGTCCACACCGCCAGCTACATCGCGCTGCCGGTCGCCCCCGAGGACTACGACATGGCCGAGGCCATCGCGGTGCGCACCGCCGCCCACAGCTTCGAGGGCAAGGTCTTCTCCGTCGTCGCCTGCTCCACCATCTCGCCCGAGATCGTCGAGACGATCGCCGGCGGGGAGGAGGCCGTCCGCACCCTGCTGGGCCGCAAGCGCAGCGCCCTGTCGGGCGTCTTCGGCCCCGACGGCCGCCCGGTCACCGATCCCCTGGTCGACGAGGAGGGCATCGTCTACGCCGAGATCGACCTCACCCGCTGCATCCAGCCCAAGCAGATGCACGACATCGTCGGCCACTACAACCGCTTCGACATCTTCCAGCTCCACGTCGACAACCGCCCCCGCGGCCCGGTCACCTTCACCGCCCCCGTGGCGGAGCCGGCGCCCGCCACCTCCGAGGAGGAGGAGCACCAGTGA